gaggtcgacctcgacctagCCGGCCGtcgcctttggccggtcgccaaggTCCGGTGATCGGCTagaggaaaagaggagaaaaaaaaaagaaaattaaaaaaggaaaataaaaatattaaaattttattaaaattttaaaatattattaaaaattgtcacgttagGGCCAATCAAGCCACGTTAGCCGGCCGGCGTTCGAGTCagtaaaatccagccaaagTTGGtcgaaaatgactgaattggcacagcataaaaatgtttatgacttaattggcactaaaaaaaggtttaggattaaatttgcataaatgcaaaatgtttatgacttttttggcacttttttcaaaaatcaagaaaaatttaggactaaattgacaaacaTCTCTCCGAAATCGGCAAACATCTTTCCGAAATCTATTAGATCTAAAAagggtttaggactaaattgacataaatgcaaaaggtttatgacttttttgcacttttcccaAAATCTACTTGATCTAAATTTTGCTCATGAAACCAACCCAAGTTCAGAGCATTTTCAATATGCATTGGAGGGCGTTTGACTATGACTGAGGATCGTTGTTGTCTTCTGGGAATGTGAATGTACTTAATCACTACAAtcaaagaataaaacaaaagtCAGGGCTTCAAACCAATCACCTTTCGGATTTCCGTCACCTATGATTGTGATTTTATCCCTTGGAGGAGATTTAGCACCCATCTGTCCCAAGGATGGAAGAGTGTATCCCGCAAAGCCATTCGATACAACATAAGTGAAAGGGATTCTTTCAGCCTCAATTGCTCTCCTGATCTTAGCTTTGGTGCTGAAAAAGGTCGCTGCTGGCTCGACCGCATTGGTACGGTCCACATCGGTACCAAATTCCGAAGGAAGGAACCTCTACAGAATTCATGAACATCTCTAGAAAGAGTTCCAAAAAAGGGAACACAGCCTCATGTAATGACATTATCCGGAGTACAAGGAGAATATATCCATATCTATTTTGGACACGAGTCGTGCAACTATGAAATTATACTTTCAGAAGCTTTTGTTAGTGTATCCATCTCCATTTTTTGACATATATACAGTGCAAAATGAACACGCTAGGAATGATTCATGGGAAAAATTGCGACAAAATGAATAGCTTACACAACGGACGTGAATTTCCAAAACATAGACCATTATAGACTACAGCTTCTATAATACAAGAAGGTAAACAGCAATTCCATTTTATTCAATGACAATATGTTAAAAAACCATCAGCTATTGTCACTTGCCTTAATATTTCCAGCTTCTTTGATTGCTGCAATGATCTTAACCTGATCGGCGAGTTGCACTGCTCCCACTGCCGAGATCACCACATCAACTTGCTTGATGGCCGTCACCAAGCTCTGGTGATCATAGATATCTCCCTGCAAAGTCGAAGAGAACACAAATCTAAAGTGAGATTATGCCACCAGGTGGTTGAAATACAGCAAGGAGTATTACTTTCCAAAAATGTTTTGCGTGTCATACATGAACTATTGAAACCCCGAAGCTCTTGAAGCTTTCGATGAGCTTCGACTTCTCGGCATCAGAAGCCGCGCTCTCTCTAACCAATGCATAAGTGGGATGACCTGCTTTTGCACTCGCCTCCACCAGGTACTTGCCGATGTATCCAGTCCCCCCAATGACCAAAATCTTGCTCTTCTCTGCCATTTTTATCACACTTTCTAAAGGCATaagaaatcaagaaagaagatgagaaCTTGACTCTGCAGGCTTGGAGGATTTTTCCAGGAGTTGTAGGCTAATAGGCCGGACTGAGAGGAGCTTTTAAAAGAGGAGAAGTTGACCTAATCTTTTGTCGCGTTATATTTTATTTAGACGACTTAATTATTAATGAAAACTTGACTGTGCAGGCTTGGATTATGTGCAGCAGGTCGCTTTTTAGCCAATCACTGCGAGATTTCAGAGGTTAATGCTCCGCTATTAAAAAGttcgaatttttataattccCAATTTGCCTTCCCAGTTGAATATTTTATGCTTAGCACTATGCCAAAAGATTAAactaaatataag
Above is a window of Eucalyptus grandis isolate ANBG69807.140 chromosome 9, ASM1654582v1, whole genome shotgun sequence DNA encoding:
- the LOC104419723 gene encoding LOW QUALITY PROTEIN: phenylcoumaran benzylic ether reductase Pyrc5 (The sequence of the model RefSeq protein was modified relative to this genomic sequence to represent the inferred CDS: inserted 1 base in 1 codon), which encodes MPLESVIKMAEKSKILVIGGTGYIGKYLVEASAKAGHPTYALVRESAASDAEKSKLIESFKSFGVSIVHGDIYDHQSLVTAIKQVDVVISAVGAVQLADQVKIIAAIKEAGNIKRFLPSEFGTDVDRTNAVEPAATFFSTKAKIRRAIEAERIPFTYVVSNGFAGYTLPSLGQMGAKSPPRDKITIIGDGNPKVISVKEEDIATYTIKALDDPRTLNKILYLRPPANVLSFSEIVSLWEKKIGXDLEKTYLLEDELLKKIQESPFPSNILLSIAHATLVKGEYTNYEIDASIGAEASELYPEVKYTTVDEYLSFFT